One genomic segment of Phalacrocorax carbo chromosome Z, bPhaCar2.1, whole genome shotgun sequence includes these proteins:
- the LOC104053630 gene encoding molybdopterin synthase catalytic subunit yields the protein MDECEDVPKDFIKLKSGKLSVDEVSELVISPYCGAVSLFIGTTRNNFERKKVIHLEYEAYTSMAEAEIKKICRDIRQKWPSVKHIAVQHRLGVVPITEASVIIAVSSPHRAESLEAVKYCIDTLKASVPIWKKEIYEDEYSWKENKECFWANSEK from the exons ATGGATGAATGTGAAGATGTGCCAAAAGATTTTATCAAACTCAAGTCTGGAAAGCTCTCTGTAGATGAAGTGTCAGAGCTGGTCATTTCACCATACTGTGGGGCAGTGTCTCTGTTTATTG GTACtacaagaaataattttgaaaggaaaaaagtgattcACTTGGAATATGAAGCTTATACTTCAATGGCAGaggctgaaataaagaaaatctgcaGAGATATTAGACAGAAGTGGCCATCAGTCAAACATATTGCAGTGCAGCATAGACTTGG TGTGGTTCCAATAACTGAAGCAAGTGTAATTATTGCAGTCTCCTCTCCACACAGAGCAGAGTCCCTTGAAGCTGTAAAGTACTGCATCGATACCTTAAAAGCATCTGTCCCAATATGGAAAAAG GAAATTTATGAGGATGAATattcttggaaagaaaacaaggaatgcTTTTGGGCAAATTCAGAAAAGTAA
- the MOCS2 gene encoding molybdopterin synthase sulfur carrier subunit: MRCQVSVLYFARSAELAGLRCETLSVPRQITSLQLWEEIVKVHPRLAVIRNQVVFAVRQEYVLLGEQLLVLQPGDEIAIIPPISGG; the protein is encoded by the exons ATGCGCTGCCAG GTCTCGGTGCTGTATTTCGCCAGGAGCGCGGAGCTGGCGGGGCTGCGCTGCGAGACCCTCTCGGTGCCACGACAGATCacctctctgcagctctgggaggAGATCGTCAAGGTGCACCCAAG GCTTGCTGTCATCCGGAATCAAGTGGTTTTTGCTGTTCGGCAAGAGTACGTGCTTCTTGGAGAACAGCTCCTGGTCCTGCAGCCTGGAGACGAGATTGCCATCATCCCACCAATTAGTGGAGGCTGA